The following coding sequences lie in one Thermosulfuriphilus ammonigenes genomic window:
- a CDS encoding dihydroorotase, which translates to MRLLLKGGRIIDPSVALDMEGDLLIEEGQIRAIDREIPADEGLEVIDCRQKVILPGLIDIHVHLREPGEEYKETIETGTLAAVAGGFTAVCTMPNTKPPNDCAAVTKFIRDRAREQGHCRVYPVAAITVGQRGKRLTEFADLKEAGAVALSDDGHPVADAFLMRLALEYSRNFNLPIISHAEELALSAGGQMNEGALSTLLGLKGIPKAAEEVAIFRDISLAALTGAPIHIAHVSTKGACEIIRRAKEAGVPVTAETAPHYFSLTEEAVAGYNTLAKVNPPLRTEEDREAIIEALAEGVIDVIATDHAPHSVLEKEVEFAQAACGLIGLETALPLTLRLVRRGIINWLRMAELLSLNPARILSLPGGQLRPGSPADITVIDPELSWRVTPEGLKSRSKNSPFLGWEMKGAAILTLVRGRVAFKR; encoded by the coding sequence GTGAGGCTGTTGCTTAAGGGAGGCCGGATTATCGATCCTTCCGTCGCCTTAGATATGGAAGGCGATCTCCTCATCGAGGAAGGGCAAATCAGGGCCATTGACCGGGAGATCCCCGCTGATGAAGGTCTGGAGGTTATCGATTGCCGCCAGAAGGTGATCCTTCCCGGGCTCATTGATATCCATGTCCATCTGCGTGAGCCCGGTGAAGAGTATAAAGAGACCATTGAGACTGGCACTTTAGCCGCGGTTGCCGGAGGTTTTACGGCCGTTTGCACCATGCCTAACACCAAGCCGCCCAATGACTGCGCGGCTGTGACCAAATTCATCCGAGACAGGGCCCGGGAGCAAGGCCATTGCCGGGTCTATCCTGTGGCGGCCATCACTGTGGGGCAAAGAGGAAAGCGGCTGACCGAATTTGCCGACCTAAAAGAGGCCGGGGCCGTGGCCCTCTCTGACGATGGCCACCCCGTGGCCGATGCCTTCCTTATGCGCCTGGCCCTGGAGTACAGCCGCAATTTCAATCTGCCCATTATATCTCATGCCGAGGAGCTGGCCCTTTCGGCTGGTGGCCAGATGAACGAAGGCGCCCTTTCCACCCTCTTGGGGCTTAAGGGGATACCAAAGGCCGCCGAAGAGGTGGCCATCTTTCGAGACATTTCTCTAGCGGCCCTCACCGGAGCCCCCATTCATATTGCCCACGTAAGTACCAAAGGGGCCTGTGAAATTATCCGCCGGGCCAAAGAGGCTGGCGTGCCCGTAACCGCAGAGACCGCCCCTCACTACTTCAGCCTCACCGAAGAAGCGGTGGCCGGCTACAATACCCTGGCCAAGGTGAATCCTCCCCTGCGCACCGAAGAGGATCGAGAGGCCATTATTGAGGCCCTGGCTGAAGGGGTCATCGATGTCATTGCCACCGACCACGCTCCTCACAGTGTCTTGGAAAAGGAGGTCGAATTTGCCCAGGCCGCCTGTGGCCTCATTGGTCTGGAGACAGCCCTCCCACTCACCTTAAGGCTCGTCCGTCGGGGAATTATCAACTGGCTCCGGATGGCGGAACTTCTATCCCTCAATCCGGCCCGGATTCTGAGCTTACCTGGTGGCCAGCTCCGCCCCGGATCTCCCGCGGATATTACCGTAATTGACCCTGAACTCTCCTGGAGGGTCACGCCAGAGGGGCTGAAGTCGCGAAGTAAGAATAGCCCTTTTCTGGGCTGGGAGATGAAGGGGGCCGCTATCCTTACCTTAGTCAGAGGAAGGGTGGCCTTTAAGCGCTAA
- the recR gene encoding recombination mediator RecR — protein MAAYPPALLRLITNLSRLPGVGEKTATRLALQILRWPREEAVELARSIASLHEKVCLCSHCLNFAETDPCPICADQSRRSDQLCVVEDPAALMAVEKSGVFRGRYHVLHGLLSPRDGIGPQELRIKELLSRIPKEGIREIILALSPTAPGEATAAYLRDVLNRSGVRVSRIACGVPMGMEIKYVDEMTLRLAIEGRRDLSA, from the coding sequence ATGGCCGCTTATCCTCCAGCCCTCCTCCGCCTGATCACCAATCTTTCCCGGCTTCCGGGGGTGGGGGAGAAGACTGCTACCCGTCTGGCCCTCCAGATTCTTCGCTGGCCCCGGGAGGAGGCGGTGGAGTTGGCCCGGAGCATTGCCTCACTCCATGAGAAGGTCTGTCTATGCTCGCACTGTCTTAACTTTGCCGAGACCGATCCCTGTCCTATATGTGCGGATCAGTCCCGACGATCGGATCAGCTTTGCGTCGTTGAGGATCCGGCGGCCCTGATGGCCGTGGAGAAGTCCGGGGTCTTTCGTGGTCGCTATCATGTTCTCCACGGTCTTCTCTCCCCTCGGGACGGTATCGGCCCCCAGGAGCTGAGGATAAAGGAGCTTCTTTCTCGTATCCCTAAGGAAGGCATTCGGGAGATCATCCTGGCCCTTTCTCCCACAGCTCCAGGGGAGGCTACTGCCGCCTATCTGCGAGACGTCCTTAACCGCAGTGGAGTACGGGTTTCCCGCATCGCCTGCGGGGTGCCCATGGGAATGGAGATAAAATACGTCGATGAGATGACCCTCCGTCTGGCCATCGAGGGGCGACGTGATCTTAGCGCTTAA
- a CDS encoding YbaB/EbfC family nucleoid-associated protein, with protein MHNIKDLMRQAQKMQARLAKLQEELADKTVESSVGGGMVTAVVNGRQELVSIKIDPEVVNAEEVEMLEDLIVAAVNDALRKSQQMVQEEMTKLTGGMKIPGLF; from the coding sequence ATGCACAATATCAAGGACCTTATGCGTCAGGCCCAGAAGATGCAGGCTCGTCTGGCCAAGCTTCAGGAGGAGCTGGCCGACAAGACGGTGGAGTCCAGCGTTGGCGGCGGTATGGTCACAGCCGTGGTCAATGGTCGCCAAGAGCTCGTTTCCATTAAGATAGATCCGGAGGTAGTAAACGCCGAGGAGGTGGAAATGCTTGAGGACCTCATCGTGGCTGCTGTCAATGACGCCCTTCGCAAGTCGCAGCAGATGGTTCAGGAGGAGATGACCAAACTTACCGGGGGAATGAAGATCCCCGGTCTCTTCTAG